The window CGAAATTCAGCTAATTGCTGTTGATTAAGTGGCATTTTATCAACCCTTTTATGTTTATTTACAGTTAGTCAAAGCTAGAGAATCCGCTTACAAATCGACAGCTTTTACATCATTTAGTTTCCTTTTATCACCCTATTCTTATTCGATTATCCATCATATTTATGGCACTCTTGAATCATTCACTGAACAAGATGAAATCCACATTCCTCGATTTTCGTTTTAATGTTATCCTGTGATATCTTTTTATCATTGTATTTTATTTTAACCTCCCCATCCTGAACATCAACTAATGCTCTTTCAATTCCGTTCATAACCATTAAAGCAGTTTCTAATCTATGAATTGGACACTCCTCTATCGCTTCCTTTACGAATAATGTTAACTCGGCCAATCGTCTTCTTCCTTTCTATTTTATAAATATGAAAAAACACCGCCTTAAACGGTGCTGGGAGTTAGCTTGGATTGTTTTCATCTAATGCTAAAGTAAATACCTTCGTATATTCTCCAGTATTAATTTCCTTTTCATTTGCCTCTTGCTGTAAATTGTCTTCTGTATTGATTCCTTCAGCAAGTGTCGGTTCATTCGTTTGTGGTTGTTTTTTCATGACCTTCCCACCCCTTTCATACCTATCGTCTCCATCGGATTTTCTTTCATTCATCGTTATCGTTGTAAAGTTTCCCCATTTAGAAAGGTTTATGAAAAATTTCAGTTTACCAAAGAACTTGTCCTTATTTTTTCCTCTCCTTCATATGTATTAATAGGAAAAGCTTTCCTCAATCAAAGACTCTGTTAATCTTGGTTATTGACTTCCGTTCCAGAGCTAATTCATTACCATATAGGGTTGCATTAAGAAAGGGGTTATACATATGGGAATATTGAGGAATTCTACATATACAAGATGAGAAGGGGTATATACACTTACACAGCACTGCTTTTTGGAGCGACTATCCAAGGCATGTCCATGTCCTTATTTTTATTTCCTCACTCTATTCCATCTGGTGGCGGCGCTGGCATTGCCATCCTATTAAATCATTGGTTTGGTTTGTCCTTAGGCTTTTCCTTATGGTTGGCAAATATATTCTTTTTATTATTTGCACTAAATTACTTTGGTTTCACATGGACAGTCAGGACTATTCTTGCAGTAGCTATCACATCTACAACTGTCAGTATCCTAACCGCTCACCTTCCATTACCACATATCCATATCCTATTTGATATTGGAGCCGGAAGTCTATTCTTTGGAATTGGAGTTGGTATCCTTATAAGAGCAGGTGCTTCCAGTGGAGGTATGGCTATTCCAGCTGTTATGATTGCCTCCTATAAAAAATGGAGTCCTGGTAAAGTCATGCTTGCAATTAACTTCTTCATTTTTGTCTTAACATCGCTTGTAATTGATTATAAAATTGTTTTCTTTGCAATTATTTGCCAATTCATTTCAACTAATATGATTGACACTATCTATCACCTACCCATACAAAAAATGAAGCTGCTTGCCCCTAGTTGGCGCAAAAGATAGCAGATCCTAGGATAAGATCTGCTTTTCCTTCAAATAACTCAATATTCTCTGCACCGATTGTTGAATCGTCATTTCATTGGTATCGATAAAAAGCTCTGGATAATCGGGTTTTTCATATGGTGAACTAATACCGGTGAATTGAGGAATCTCTCCTATTCTCGCTCGCCTATATAACCCCTTTGGATCTCGATTTTCACAGACCTGAATTGGACAATGAACAAAGACTTCAATAAACTCTCCCTGTTCGAACATCCTTCTTACCAATTGACGATCAGCTCGGAAAGGGGAAATAAAGGCTGAAGAGACAATAACGCCGCTGTCTACAAATAGCTTTGCCACTTCACCAATGCGGCGAATATTCTCTTTCCGATCATCCTCATCAAAATTTAAATCTCGGTTTAGGCCATGACGGATATTATCACCGTCTAAAACATAACTTCTAACCTTTTGTTGAAACAAGGCATAATCAACTGCATTTGCCAGGGTCGATTTTCCAGAACCTGAAAGTCCAGTAAACCAAAGCACACAGCTTTTATGACCATTTAAATGATAACGGTTTTTCTTTGTAACGGTCATATGATGCCAGGTAATATTATTAGCTTTCATAACCTTCATCCTTTATGATTTTGTATATGCTTTTCTCATACCTTCAATTAAAATTTCCACTACTTCTTTGCGGCTGAATTCTTTAGGCGGATGCTGTCCGTTTTTCAACATCGCCCTTACAGCTGTCCCTGAGAGGATGATTCGATCTTCCGTTGCATGCGGGCAGGTTTTTTCTGATGCCATATTTTCACACTTCTTACAAAAAAAGCTGTGCTCAAAAAATAACGGTTTTATTCCCAACTCTTCTTCCTTAAAATGATGAAAAATATTTTGGGCATCATAAGTTCCATAATAATTT of the Bacillus tuaregi genome contains:
- a CDS encoding YitT family protein — translated: MRRGIYTYTALLFGATIQGMSMSLFLFPHSIPSGGGAGIAILLNHWFGLSLGFSLWLANIFFLLFALNYFGFTWTVRTILAVAITSTTVSILTAHLPLPHIHILFDIGAGSLFFGIGVGILIRAGASSGGMAIPAVMIASYKKWSPGKVMLAINFFIFVLTSLVIDYKIVFFAIICQFISTNMIDTIYHLPIQKMKLLAPSWRKR
- a CDS encoding heavy-metal-associated domain-containing protein — translated: MAELTLFVKEAIEECPIHRLETALMVMNGIERALVDVQDGEVKIKYNDKKISQDNIKTKIEECGFHLVQ
- the cysC gene encoding adenylyl-sulfate kinase, encoding MKANNITWHHMTVTKKNRYHLNGHKSCVLWFTGLSGSGKSTLANAVDYALFQQKVRSYVLDGDNIRHGLNRDLNFDEDDRKENIRRIGEVAKLFVDSGVIVSSAFISPFRADRQLVRRMFEQGEFIEVFVHCPIQVCENRDPKGLYRRARIGEIPQFTGISSPYEKPDYPELFIDTNEMTIQQSVQRILSYLKEKQILS